From a region of the Pontixanthobacter gangjinensis genome:
- a CDS encoding DUF934 domain-containing protein has product MTDPIGTSPDGVQFRFRDDEAVDHASVTVDSFLDQSNATAVRIEPGDDARDLLPHLDRIALVEVNFPVYGDGRGYSAARILREAGYGGEIRAVGDVLVDQVGNMRRCGFDAFQPDALMNETDFNAALDRWPDVYQAAADDRTPIWKLRHPDT; this is encoded by the coding sequence ATGACTGACCCGATTGGCACCAGCCCTGACGGCGTGCAGTTCCGGTTTCGTGATGATGAAGCGGTCGATCATGCCAGCGTGACCGTCGATTCTTTCCTAGATCAATCCAATGCGACAGCCGTGCGGATCGAACCGGGCGATGATGCACGCGACTTGCTGCCGCATCTTGACCGGATTGCTTTGGTTGAAGTCAATTTCCCAGTCTACGGCGACGGCCGCGGTTACTCCGCCGCGCGTATCCTGCGCGAGGCTGGCTATGGCGGAGAAATCCGCGCTGTCGGCGACGTTCTGGTTGATCAAGTCGGTAACATGCGCCGCTGCGGCTTCGATGCATTTCAGCCCGATGCTCTGATGAACGAAACCGACTTCAATGCCGCACTGGATCGCTGGCCTGACGTCTATCAGGCAGCAGCCGACGACCGGACACCAATTTGGAAACTGCGGCATCCGGACACCTGA
- a CDS encoding nitrite/sulfite reductase: MYLYDKYDQDMVDARVAEFRDQCQRRLDGKLSEDQFKPLRLMNGLYLQLHAYMLRVAIPYGTLNGSQMHVLADIADKYDRGYGHFTTRQNIQYNWIKLEQAGDLLADLADVEMHAIQTSGNCIRNISSDHFAGAAHDELVDPRPYAELLRQWSSFHPEFMYLPRKFKIAVIASNTDRAAMRLHDIGIQIVSNDDGDLGASFYVGGGMGRTPMIAPNIRDFVPLDQLVTYSEACLRVYNRYGRRDNKYKARIKILVHELGAEEYTRQVEEEFAHLLDQGIEPPIAELERIRTFFEDPDFSDGPKSIDRSDPDFALWVDRNTHRHKNDAYVSAVISLKPIGGIPGDATAEQMHLMAELAKQYSFNELRVMHTQNIVLPHVRIADLHALWTKLDEAGLGTPNLDQIGDIIACPGLDYCSLANARSIPLAQTISDRFAASGKGDILGELKLKISGCINACGHHHAGHIGILGVDKKGVENYQLSLGGSEAEDTALGKITGRGFDEAGVVDAVETVTDVYLAQKEDGERFLDTYRRIGMAPFKEALYD, from the coding sequence ATGTACCTCTATGATAAATATGACCAAGATATGGTCGATGCCCGCGTTGCAGAATTTCGCGACCAGTGCCAGCGCCGCCTCGACGGCAAGTTGAGCGAGGATCAATTCAAGCCGCTCAGGCTGATGAACGGCCTTTATCTCCAGCTTCACGCCTATATGCTGCGCGTTGCGATACCGTATGGCACGCTGAATGGCAGCCAGATGCACGTGCTCGCAGATATCGCGGACAAGTATGATCGCGGTTATGGCCACTTCACCACTCGCCAAAATATCCAGTATAATTGGATTAAGCTGGAACAGGCGGGCGATCTACTCGCCGATCTGGCTGACGTTGAAATGCACGCAATCCAGACCAGCGGAAATTGCATTCGCAATATTAGCTCAGACCATTTTGCCGGCGCAGCGCACGATGAATTGGTCGATCCGCGTCCCTATGCTGAATTGCTGCGCCAATGGTCGAGTTTCCATCCGGAATTCATGTATCTGCCGCGCAAGTTCAAGATTGCGGTTATCGCCAGCAATACGGACCGTGCCGCTATGCGATTGCACGATATCGGCATCCAGATTGTCAGTAATGATGATGGGGATTTGGGCGCGAGTTTTTATGTCGGCGGCGGTATGGGGCGAACACCGATGATTGCACCCAACATCCGCGACTTTGTGCCCCTCGATCAGCTTGTGACCTATTCAGAAGCCTGCCTGCGCGTTTACAACCGATACGGCCGCCGCGACAATAAATACAAAGCGCGGATCAAAATTCTCGTCCACGAACTTGGTGCAGAAGAATACACTCGGCAGGTCGAAGAGGAATTCGCGCATTTACTGGATCAAGGCATCGAGCCTCCAATCGCCGAGCTGGAACGCATCAGAACCTTCTTCGAAGACCCCGATTTCTCCGATGGACCAAAGTCAATTGATCGCAGCGATCCCGATTTCGCACTTTGGGTGGATCGCAACACGCACCGCCACAAGAATGATGCCTATGTCAGCGCCGTGATCAGCCTGAAGCCAATTGGCGGCATCCCCGGCGATGCAACTGCCGAACAAATGCATTTGATGGCGGAACTGGCGAAGCAATATAGCTTCAACGAATTGCGCGTAATGCACACGCAGAACATCGTCCTGCCGCATGTCAGAATTGCCGATCTCCATGCTTTGTGGACCAAGTTGGATGAAGCAGGCCTTGGCACCCCCAATTTGGACCAAATCGGCGATATCATCGCATGTCCCGGTCTCGATTATTGCAGCCTCGCCAATGCGCGCTCAATCCCGTTGGCGCAGACAATTTCCGATCGTTTCGCAGCCAGCGGCAAAGGCGATATATTGGGCGAGTTAAAACTCAAAATCTCCGGCTGCATCAACGCCTGCGGGCATCACCATGCTGGCCATATCGGCATCTTGGGCGTCGATAAGAAGGGCGTCGAAAATTATCAGCTGTCGCTCGGCGGTAGCGAAGCGGAAGACACTGCTCTCGGCAAAATTACCGGGCGCGGCTTCGATGAGGCCGGAGTGGTTGATGCAGTCGAAACTGTGACCGATGTCTACCTTGCCCAAAAGGAGGATGGAGAACGGTTCCTCGACACCTATCGCCGCATCGGCATGGCGCCATTCAAGGAGGCGCTTTATGACTGA
- a CDS encoding DUF2849 domain-containing protein yields the protein MIILTGNDLRSGAVVWWDGASWSIHIEDAVEVGDDAEVILAREESSRRVNVPYSLEATLADGTPRPNHIKDRIRALGPTVRPDLTLKPADPDIGNWVI from the coding sequence ATGATTATCCTCACCGGTAATGATCTGAGGAGCGGCGCGGTTGTGTGGTGGGATGGCGCAAGCTGGTCGATCCATATCGAAGATGCGGTCGAGGTAGGCGATGATGCAGAAGTAATACTGGCCCGCGAGGAAAGCTCTCGCCGTGTCAACGTACCCTATTCACTAGAAGCGACATTGGCTGATGGCACCCCTCGCCCAAATCACATCAAGGACCGCATCCGGGCGCTTGGCCCCACTGTGCGGCCTGACCTGACTCTCAAACCAGCCGATCCTGACATCGGCAATTGGGTAATCTGA
- the cobA gene encoding uroporphyrinogen-III C-methyltransferase → MENFGTVYLVGAGPGDPELLTLRAARLIRNAYLIVHDGLVDPAILALARPDARLVSVAKQRSKHTLPQDQINALLVREAKAGRDVVRLKGGDPFTFGRGGEEMEDCHAAGVRVEIVPGISAANGAAAAAQIALTHRDSASIVSFVAGQCKGLKDQDWAGLAGQNRTLVIYMGVKTAPQIAEKLMADGLAPDMPIAIIENAARPEMRVLRGPLAALPDLIRNERVISPALIIIGEVTARDNQAIAQVALEIAA, encoded by the coding sequence ATGGAAAATTTTGGTACAGTCTATCTCGTTGGCGCGGGTCCTGGTGATCCCGAACTGCTGACCCTGCGCGCGGCGCGGTTGATCCGGAACGCATATCTGATCGTACATGATGGCTTGGTCGACCCTGCCATTCTGGCCTTGGCGCGGCCCGATGCCCGGCTGGTATCGGTCGCAAAGCAGCGGTCAAAACACACACTACCGCAAGACCAAATCAACGCGTTGCTGGTGCGCGAGGCAAAGGCTGGCCGAGATGTAGTGCGTCTGAAAGGCGGGGACCCCTTCACCTTTGGCCGTGGCGGCGAAGAGATGGAAGATTGCCATGCCGCTGGCGTTCGGGTCGAAATTGTCCCAGGCATCAGCGCTGCCAATGGTGCCGCCGCAGCCGCACAAATCGCGTTAACTCACCGCGACAGCGCAAGTATCGTCAGTTTCGTCGCGGGCCAGTGCAAAGGCCTCAAGGATCAAGACTGGGCAGGCCTCGCCGGGCAAAACCGAACCTTGGTGATTTATATGGGCGTCAAAACCGCGCCTCAAATCGCTGAAAAATTAATGGCAGATGGCCTTGCGCCCGACATGCCAATTGCGATCATCGAAAATGCAGCCCGGCCAGAAATGCGCGTGTTGCGCGGACCGCTCGCGGCCCTCCCGGATTTGATCAGGAATGAACGCGTGATAAGCCCTGCTCTAATCATCATCGGTGAAGTCACCGCACGCGATAACCAAGCAATTGCGCAAGTGGCTTTGGAGATCGCGGCATGA
- a CDS encoding mechanosensitive ion channel family protein, translating to MTTAATIPETEAQDTALQAGDTVTLVPTDGEGSAAVQAPAAPEVAPTEAVGAADEAKEAITEKSETVGSMIDTLDAMAFSVGDMRISLWDGLVVIGVIFLVIALAWVTTRLSSALLKRVTKLDDTQHLLAEKLTTIAIWAAAFFLGIDLLGIDLTALAVFSGAFGLAIGFGLQKTFGNLIAGIILLMDKSIKPGDVIAVADQAGVSTFGQIRKIGIRAVSITTRDQKEYLIPNENLMINQVENWSYSSRNVRMQIPVGVSYNCDIHEAEKLMLEAAKSCKRVLKSPPPTAWLNQYGDSSVDFVIQCWIRDPEAGIGNIKSEVLKKLWDLFKENDIEIPFPQRDLNLRGNAQFDQLIAAVAQRVDKDKS from the coding sequence ATGACAACTGCAGCCACAATCCCTGAAACCGAGGCACAAGATACTGCGCTGCAAGCCGGTGACACGGTAACGCTGGTTCCTACGGACGGAGAGGGTTCGGCTGCTGTGCAGGCGCCTGCCGCACCAGAAGTCGCCCCGACAGAAGCGGTTGGCGCGGCTGACGAAGCCAAAGAAGCGATTACCGAAAAAAGCGAAACTGTCGGCAGCATGATCGATACGCTTGACGCCATGGCATTCAGCGTGGGCGACATGCGGATCTCTTTGTGGGACGGGCTTGTCGTTATTGGCGTGATATTCCTCGTGATTGCTCTCGCTTGGGTAACTACCCGTCTATCTTCGGCATTGCTGAAACGAGTCACAAAGCTCGATGACACCCAACATCTGCTTGCGGAAAAGCTTACTACGATCGCAATTTGGGCAGCGGCTTTTTTCCTTGGCATCGACTTGCTGGGTATTGATTTGACCGCGCTCGCCGTATTCTCTGGCGCATTTGGTCTGGCGATTGGTTTCGGTTTGCAAAAGACCTTCGGTAATTTGATTGCCGGTATTATTCTGCTGATGGACAAGTCGATCAAACCGGGTGACGTGATTGCTGTGGCAGATCAGGCGGGTGTTTCGACGTTCGGACAGATCCGGAAAATTGGCATTCGGGCGGTTTCGATCACCACGCGCGATCAAAAAGAATATTTGATTCCGAACGAAAATCTGATGATCAATCAGGTGGAAAACTGGTCCTATTCATCGCGCAATGTCCGCATGCAAATACCTGTCGGAGTGTCCTACAATTGCGACATTCACGAGGCTGAGAAATTGATGCTCGAGGCCGCAAAAAGCTGCAAACGCGTGCTCAAATCGCCGCCTCCGACGGCTTGGCTAAACCAATATGGCGACAGCTCGGTCGATTTCGTCATCCAATGCTGGATTCGCGATCCAGAGGCCGGGATTGGCAACATTAAGAGCGAAGTCCTGAAGAAGCTGTGGGATCTGTTCAAAGAGAATGACATCGAAATACCTTTCCCGCAGCGCGATTTGAACCTGCGCGGCAATGCTCAATTCGACCAGCTTATCGCCGCTGTGGCCCAACGAGTAGACAAGGATAAAAGCTGA
- the metC gene encoding cystathionine beta-lyase — protein sequence MAKHNENLRRDTKVVIAGRKPEWTGPVVNPPVWRASTHLYPDMEAFTSDAKRNEDGQFFYGRRGAPTQWALSDALTKLESGAFGTTLYPSGVAALSGALMSVLKPGDVLLVTDNAYEPTRMMGLGILKQFGVVTRFFDPLDLDSFAQQFCPRTKAVMLESPGSLTMEICDVPAMTAIAREHGAVSLIDNTWGSSLGLPALQHGCDISIMSLTKHVGGHSDLMMGSASAGKKYYTKLRRTAQALGHVVSPDDAALALRGLRTMPVRLDKSSKTALDIAKWLAQHPEVSHVLCPMLPGAPGHELWKRDFAGGCGLFSFVLKSADETARARFIDALDLFGIGYSWGGFESLAIPFDPAPIRTNSAWPPKEWGTGAHLAIRLSIGLEDPQDLIENLEQGFAAMEQA from the coding sequence ATGGCGAAACACAATGAAAATCTGCGCCGTGATACCAAGGTCGTAATCGCAGGACGCAAACCAGAATGGACAGGTCCGGTGGTGAACCCGCCAGTTTGGCGCGCCAGCACGCACCTCTATCCGGATATGGAGGCGTTCACCAGCGATGCGAAGCGCAATGAGGACGGGCAGTTCTTCTATGGCCGGCGCGGTGCACCCACCCAATGGGCACTATCAGATGCGCTTACAAAATTGGAGTCCGGTGCATTTGGAACCACCCTTTACCCCAGCGGCGTCGCGGCATTGTCTGGCGCGCTGATGTCAGTGCTCAAGCCCGGCGATGTCCTGCTGGTAACCGACAACGCTTATGAACCAACGCGAATGATGGGGCTCGGCATTCTCAAACAATTCGGTGTCGTAACGCGATTCTTCGATCCGCTTGATCTTGATAGCTTCGCACAGCAATTCTGTCCGCGCACCAAAGCGGTCATGCTCGAAAGTCCCGGCAGCCTGACAATGGAAATCTGCGATGTCCCCGCGATGACCGCTATTGCCCGCGAGCATGGCGCGGTAAGCTTGATTGACAACACTTGGGGCAGCTCTCTCGGGCTGCCCGCGCTCCAGCATGGCTGCGATATATCTATCATGTCGCTTACAAAGCACGTCGGTGGGCATTCCGATCTGATGATGGGCAGCGCGTCAGCCGGGAAGAAATACTACACGAAATTGCGCAGGACGGCGCAAGCGCTCGGTCATGTGGTGTCTCCTGACGATGCGGCGCTTGCGCTTCGCGGCCTCAGAACCATGCCTGTGCGGCTAGATAAATCTAGCAAAACCGCGCTAGATATCGCCAAATGGCTCGCCCAGCACCCCGAAGTCTCGCACGTCCTTTGCCCAATGCTTCCCGGCGCACCCGGCCACGAATTGTGGAAACGCGATTTCGCTGGAGGATGCGGCTTATTCAGCTTTGTGTTGAAGTCCGCCGATGAGACAGCTCGGGCGCGGTTTATCGATGCGCTAGATCTGTTCGGTATCGGATACAGTTGGGGCGGGTTTGAAAGCCTCGCCATTCCGTTTGACCCGGCACCTATTCGCACAAATTCCGCATGGCCACCCAAGGAGTGGGGAACAGGCGCGCACCTTGCAATTCGCCTCTCCATCGGCTTGGAAGACCCGCAAGACCTTATCGAAAATCTAGAACAGGGCTTCGCGGCCATGGAGCAAGCATGA